The Streptomyces liliiviolaceus sequence GCAGGTCACCGGTGTAGATGGCGGCCTCGGTGGCACGTGCCACCAGGTGCGCCGCGGTGTCGGTGTCATGTTCCCCGCCGCGCGCCAGGCCCCGCTCCGCCGCTGCGAGCAGCGCGTCGAACGCCTCCGTGGCGTTCTCCGCGCGTAGAGCGAGCACTCCGCTCATGCCGTCGACGTCCCCGTGGGCGGCCAGGCGGCGGGCCCGGTCGCCGTCGCCGGAGAGCCAGGCGTCGGCGGCGGCGCGGGCCAGCAGGCGCGGGCGTTCGCGCGGGTCCGGGGTCAGGGCGGCCGCCCGTTCGAGGAGCCCGCAGGCCAGGGCGTGTTCACCGGCGGCGCGTGCCTCGTGGGCCGAGGCGCGCAGTTCCGCCGCGAGGCGTCGGCTGGGGCCGAGCGCGGCGGCGGCCCGGTGCCAGGACCGGTGGGGCGCCTCGCCCTCGCCGCGCAGGACCCGGGCGAGAAGCCGGTGCGCCTCGCGCCGGTCGGCGGCGGACGCGGTCTCGTAGGCGGTGATACGGGTCCAGGGGTCCCGGAACACGACGCCGGCGGAGGTCGTACGGGCGAGCCCGGCCGCCTCGGCGTCGTCGAGGGGACCGGTGTCCAACCGGGCCGCGGCGACCGCCCGTTGGTAGCCGCGCGTGGCGAACGGGTGCTGGTCGGCGGCGGCGATCAGCAGCAGGCGCCGGGTGGCCGGGGCGAGCGAGCGCACCTCCGGGCGGCGAGAGCGCAGCAGGCCGGGCAGCGCACCGACGGGGTCGGCCGGAAGCGGTTCGAGACCGGCCCGTTGGCGCTCGCCGAGGACGGCCGCGAGTTCCGCCGCGGCGAGCGGATCACCGTGCGCGGCGCACAGCACCCTGACCCGGACGCCCTCGGACAACGGCGTTCGCGTGGGGGGCCGCGAGGCGTGGTCCGGTTGTTGCGGGACGTTCATCAGGGGCGGCGGCGAAGGGTGCGGGAGAGGCGGGGGGTTCACCGAGGTCACCACGCCACTCACGTTACTGGCGAGTTAAGTGGTGCGTAAAGACCGGCGATTACACCGATGCGGCGCGCGTAGACCCCACCCGACACTCCTGACGAACCCACCCCCGTCAGGAGGCGTCATGCCCCGCCGCATTCGCACAGTCGGCACGGTCCTCGCAGCCGCGCTCGCGTCGCTGCTCATGTTCCTGTCCCTGCCCGCTTCCCCGGCCCACGCGGCCACCCACAACCCCGTTGTCTTCGTCCACGGACTCAGCAGTTCGTCGAGCAGCTGGGACGACTGGATCGCCGACTTCAAGGCCGACGGCTACACGAGTGCCGAGCTGTACTCCTGGTCGTACGACTGGGGCCAGTCGAACGTCACGACCGCCCAGCAGCTGGCCACCAAGATCCAGAGCGTGCGCACCCAGACGGGGGCGGCCAAGGTCGACCTGGTCGTCCACTCCATGGGCGCGCTGAACTCCCGCTACTACCTCAAGAACCTCGGCGGCACGGCGTACGTGGACGACTTCGTCTCGACGGCCGGCGTCAACCACGGGACCACGACCGCCGGTTGGTGCACCTGGCTCTACACGTCCTGCGCGGAGATGTACACCGGCAGCTCGTTCCTGACGTCGCTCAACTCGGGGGACGAGACACCCGGCGGTGTCTCCTACGCCAGTTACTGGTCGAACTGCGACGACGCCCTGACCCCCGACACCAGCGCGATCCTCAGCGGCGCCACCAATGTAGAGGTCGGATGCATCTCGCACACCGACATGAACAACGACTACGGCGTCTACGAGCAGGTGCGGGACTTCATCGCCTGACGTCCCACGCGTGCGTCCGCGTCCGTCCCGTGGCCCCGCTGGACCGGGGCCGCCGGGCGGGCGCCGGGCGTCCGCGGGGCGGGCCGCGGCGGCGATGCGCGGCGGTGGACGGGTGAGCGGGGCCCTTCGGGGGGACAATCGCGGTAGGTCCACGCCCCAGGGGGAGGCCTCATGCGATCGCGCGGCTCCAGCACCGCCCAGACCGGCGCGCTGTCCACGACTCCGGTGCGCCATCCGCTGTTCGCCCGCTTCTACGCCCGGCTCAGCGTGGCGGCCGAGCCGACGATCGGCGTCCACCGCGAGGAACTGCTCGCCGGACTCACCGGCCGGATCATCGAGATCGGCGCGGGCAACGGACTGAACTTCGCCCACTATCCGAGCACGGTCTCGGAGGTCGTCGCGATCGAACCCGAGCGCAGGCTGCGGCAGTTGGCCGCGACCGCGGCACTCCGCTCCGAGGTGCCCGTCGACGTGGTGCCGGGGGTCGCGGAGGCCCTGCCGGTCAAGAGCGAGGCGTTCGACGGGGCCGTGGTGTCCCTGGTGCTGTGCAGCGTACGAGATCTGCCGCGCGCCCTGGCCGAGATCCACCGCGTCCTGCGCCCGGGCGGTGAGCTGCGGTTCTTCGAGCACGGCAGTGGCGGCGGCCGGGCGATGGCGGCCGGGCAGCGCCTCCTCGACCGCACGGTGTGGCCACCGCTGTTCGGGGGCTGCCATGTGGGCCGGGACCCGGTCGGCGCGATCCGGGACGCGGGGTACGAACTCGGCCCGCACCGGCGGCTGCTGGTGCCCGCGAAGGGGCCGCGCACGCCCAGCTCGTACTGTGTGCTGGGCACCGCCCGCCGCCCGTCAGTCTCCTGAGACCGTTCCGGCGGCAGGAGCGGTCGGGAGCGGGTGGGGCGGCTCAGAGAGTCCACAGGCGCAGCTCGCGCGCGATGTCCTGCACCGTGGCCTCGCCCGTCTTGACCAGTCTGGCCAGGTCGCGGACCTGCTCGGGCGAGGTGACGACCTTCAGGCCGCTGGCGACGAGATAGGCGTACCCGACGGCCATCGCGAACATCGCGTTGGAGCGTTCCAGCGCCGGGACGTGCAGCAGGACCTGGAGCAGCGCGGCGGCGCGGGCGTGCGGGCTGTCGTACACGGGGACACCGAAGATCTCGGCGTCGTGGCGGCCGACCGCGGCGACCAGTGCGCCCCAGTCGACGACCTGCGGGTCCCCCGGTGTCTTGTGCTCGGCGACCATGAGGAGCCAGGCGAGGTCGACTCTGATGTTCAGCGGTTCGTTCAAGGGCTCGGACGGTTCGTCTGGTTCGTCTGGTTCATCTGGTCCGTTCAAGGGCTCAGCTACGGCCTTCCCCGGCCACGCCCCGGCCTGTGGCTCGGTCCGTCGCCCGGCCCGCGCCCCGGTCCGTACCGAACTCCTCGGCGAAGACGGACTCGTACTGCTTCATGAAGTCGGCGGCGGCCTCGACGAATGTGTGGCCGGCTTCCCCGGTGTCCTGTCTGACCAGTTCCTCGATGTAGCGGTTGACGCTCATCCCGCGGGCCAGGGCGCGTTCACGCGCGGCCCGGGCCGTGCCCTCGTCCACGCGCACGTTCAGCTGGGTCTTAGCCATGCTTCGAAGCTAGCGCCGAAACGCTAGCAAGGGCAAGAGGGGCCGAGCTCCCGGGCACCCCCCTAAGGGTGCCCCTTACATGGACCCTGAGGTGACCGACCTGCGACGGAGGACACCCGGCACTTCGGGGGGATACCGGGTGTGCCCCGTATCACACTAGGCTCGCCCGCGGACATCGGAGTCCGACCACGGGGAGGCGGCCTTGTCCACAGCAGCTGCGGAGCGCGCCCTCGGGCGCACGGGCCCGGAGGAGACGGCGGCCCGCGCCCGGGGTCTGACGAAGGCCTACGGGTCGGGCGAGACGGCCGTGCTCGCCCTCGACTCGGTCGACGTGGACATCGCGCGGGGCCGCTTCACCGCGGTCATGGGTCCCTCGGGATCGGGGAAGTCCACCTTGATGCACTGCCTGGCGGGGCTCGACTCCGTCTCGGCCGGACAGGTCTGGCTGGGCGACACCGAGATCACCGGGCTCAAGGAGCGTGAGCTGACCCGGCTGCGGCGGGACCGGATCGGCTTCATGTTCCAGTCGTTCAACCTGATTCCGACCCTGAACGCGGCGGAGAACATCACGCTGCCCATGGACATCGCCGGCCAGAAGCCCGACGAGAAGTGGCTGAACCAGGTCATCGACCAGCTCGGGCTGCGCGACCGTCTCAAGCACCGGCCCGCGCAGCTCTCCGGCGGTCAGCAGCAGCGGGTGGCCTGCGCGCGGGCGCTCGCCTCGCGCCCCGAGCTGATCTTCGCGGACGAGCCGACCGGCAACCTCGACTCACGCGCCGGCCTGGAGGTGCTCGGCTTCCTGCGGGACGCGGTCGACGAGCTGGGGCAGACCGTCGTCATGGTCACCCATGATCCCGGCGCGGCGGGCCACGCCGACCTGGTCCTCTTCCTGGGGGACGGGCGGATCGTGGACGAGATGGCCCGGCCGACGGCCGACGCGGTGCTGGAGCGCATGAAGAGGTTCGACACGGTCCGCGGGGCGTCGGAGTCCGAGGGGGACTCCGGGCCCGGCCGCAAGAACGTCCCCGCCCAGGGGACCGACCGGGACAGCGACCAGGACATCGACCAGAACAGCGACCACAAGAGCGTTCCGGACCAGGGCATCGCCCCCGACAGGGACTGAGGCAGGCCGTCGTGCTGAAGGCGACACTCCGGAGTTTCCTCGCCCACAAGGGCCGGCTGCTGCTCTCGGCGCTGGCCGTCGTCCTGTCCGTGGCGTTCGTCGCGGGCAGCCTGATCTTCTCGGACACGGTCAGCCGGACCTTCGACCGGCTCTTCGCGTCCACCTCCGCCGACGTCACCCTGAGCCCGAAGGAGGATCTGGAGTCCCAGATACCCTCCGGTGCCGTCGAGACCGTGCCCACCAGCCTCGTGGACCGCATCTCGAAGATCGACGGGGTCGCCCTCGCGCGTCCGGACGTCTCCGTCGAGAACGTCACCGTCGTCGACAAGGACAACGAGTCGGTGGGCCCGACCACGGGCGCGCCCACCATCGCCGGCGACTGGTACGTCACCGACCGCAGCCCCGTGAAACTGACCTCGGGGCACGCGCCGCGCGGCCCCGGCGAGGCACTTCTCGACGCGGACACCGCCGACAAGAAGCACGTGGACATCGGCGATCCGCTGACCGTGATCGCACAGCCCGGGTCGTTCAAGGTGGAGGTCGTCGGCATCGCGACCTTCAAGACCACCAACCCGGGCGCCGCACTCGTCTTCCTCGACCCGGCCGTCGCGGCGGACAAGCTGCTGGGCCGGGACGGGGTCGCCACCAGCGTCCAGGTGGACGCGGACCAGGGAGTGACCGACGCTCAGCTCAAGCGGCGTATCGCCACCGAACTCGGTTCGGGCAGGTACGAGTTGGAGACCGCCGACGAGCAGGCCGAGTCGGCCGCGTCCCAGCTCGGCGGATTCCTCGACGTGATCAAGTACGTGATGCTCGGCTTCGCGGGGATCGCGGTGCTGGTCGGGGTCTTCCTGATCGTCAACACCTTCTCCATGCTGATCGCCCAGCGCACCCGCGAACTGGGCCTGCTGCGCGCGCTCGGCGCCGACCGCCGGCAGGTGCGCAGGTCCGTGCTCACGGAGGCGATCCTGCTCGGCCTGGTGGGCTCGACGCTCGGCCTCGCCACCGGTATCGGGCTCGCCTACGGGCTGATCAAGCTCATGAGCGTGTTCGGCATGAACCTGAAGACCACCGAGATGGTCATCGGGTGGGGGACGCCCGTCGCGGCGTACGTCGTCGGGGTGGGCGTCACCTTCGTCGCGGCGTACCTGCCGGCCCGCCGGGCGGCCACGGTGTCGCCGATGGCCGCGCTGGCGGACGCCGAGATCGCCGGTGTGGGGCGGCCGTTGCGGGTACGGGCCGTAGTGGGCGCGATCGTCGGCGCGCTGGGCGCCTCCGCCCTCGTGGGCTGCGCGACCTCGACGGACACCTCGTCCGCCGCCTCGCTGCTGGGCCTCGGTGTCGTCCTCACCCTCGTCGCGACGGTGATCGCGGGGCCGTTGCTGGTCCGTCCGGTGATCCGGGTCCTCGGCGGGTTCTTCCCCGCCGTGTTCGGTTCGGTCGGCCGGATGAGCCAGCGCAACGCGCTGCGCAACCCGCGTCGTACGGGCGCGACCGCGGCCGCCCTGATGGTGGGTCTCGCCCTGGTCGGCGGGATGTCCGTGGCGAGCGCGTCCATGACCAAGTCCTTCGACGAGCAGATCGACAAGACGCTGGGCGCCGACTTCGTGGTGCAGAACGCCAACTTCATGCCGTTCCCGCAGGAGATCACCGAGAAGGTGATGGCCACGGAGGGCGCGGGGCTCGTCGTACGGCAGCGGTTCGCGCCGGTCGCCGTCCGGCTGCCGGACGGCGAGCGCGTCGAGACGACCGCGGCGGGCTACGACCCGGACCTCGACGACGTCGCCCGCATCACCTACGCCGAGGGGGACACGGCCACGGCGCTCGCGGACGGGAACATCGCGATGGACGCCGGTTTCGCCGAGGACCACGACGTGCGGGTCGGCAGCACGATCCCCGTCGAGTTCCCCGGCGGGCGCACCACCGAGCTGAAGGTCGCCGCGCTCACCGACCAGGACGCCGCGGAGGGCTTCGGCACGCAGGGCGGGCTCTTCCTCGGCTTCGCCACCGTCGAGAAGTTCGTGCCGGGCGGCCAGGACTCCGCGCTGTACGTGAACGCGGCGTCGGGCGCCT is a genomic window containing:
- a CDS encoding esterase/lipase family protein produces the protein MPRRIRTVGTVLAAALASLLMFLSLPASPAHAATHNPVVFVHGLSSSSSSWDDWIADFKADGYTSAELYSWSYDWGQSNVTTAQQLATKIQSVRTQTGAAKVDLVVHSMGALNSRYYLKNLGGTAYVDDFVSTAGVNHGTTTAGWCTWLYTSCAEMYTGSSFLTSLNSGDETPGGVSYASYWSNCDDALTPDTSAILSGATNVEVGCISHTDMNNDYGVYEQVRDFIA
- a CDS encoding class I SAM-dependent methyltransferase — its product is MRSRGSSTAQTGALSTTPVRHPLFARFYARLSVAAEPTIGVHREELLAGLTGRIIEIGAGNGLNFAHYPSTVSEVVAIEPERRLRQLAATAALRSEVPVDVVPGVAEALPVKSEAFDGAVVSLVLCSVRDLPRALAEIHRVLRPGGELRFFEHGSGGGRAMAAGQRLLDRTVWPPLFGGCHVGRDPVGAIRDAGYELGPHRRLLVPAKGPRTPSSYCVLGTARRPSVS
- a CDS encoding fic family toxin-antitoxin system, toxin component produces the protein MVAEHKTPGDPQVVDWGALVAAVGRHDAEIFGVPVYDSPHARAAALLQVLLHVPALERSNAMFAMAVGYAYLVASGLKVVTSPEQVRDLARLVKTGEATVQDIARELRLWTL
- a CDS encoding antitoxin; the protein is MAKTQLNVRVDEGTARAARERALARGMSVNRYIEELVRQDTGEAGHTFVEAAADFMKQYESVFAEEFGTDRGAGRATDRATGRGVAGEGRS
- a CDS encoding ABC transporter ATP-binding protein; this translates as MSTAAAERALGRTGPEETAARARGLTKAYGSGETAVLALDSVDVDIARGRFTAVMGPSGSGKSTLMHCLAGLDSVSAGQVWLGDTEITGLKERELTRLRRDRIGFMFQSFNLIPTLNAAENITLPMDIAGQKPDEKWLNQVIDQLGLRDRLKHRPAQLSGGQQQRVACARALASRPELIFADEPTGNLDSRAGLEVLGFLRDAVDELGQTVVMVTHDPGAAGHADLVLFLGDGRIVDEMARPTADAVLERMKRFDTVRGASESEGDSGPGRKNVPAQGTDRDSDQDIDQNSDHKSVPDQGIAPDRD
- a CDS encoding ABC transporter permease codes for the protein MLKATLRSFLAHKGRLLLSALAVVLSVAFVAGSLIFSDTVSRTFDRLFASTSADVTLSPKEDLESQIPSGAVETVPTSLVDRISKIDGVALARPDVSVENVTVVDKDNESVGPTTGAPTIAGDWYVTDRSPVKLTSGHAPRGPGEALLDADTADKKHVDIGDPLTVIAQPGSFKVEVVGIATFKTTNPGAALVFLDPAVAADKLLGRDGVATSVQVDADQGVTDAQLKRRIATELGSGRYELETADEQAESAASQLGGFLDVIKYVMLGFAGIAVLVGVFLIVNTFSMLIAQRTRELGLLRALGADRRQVRRSVLTEAILLGLVGSTLGLATGIGLAYGLIKLMSVFGMNLKTTEMVIGWGTPVAAYVVGVGVTFVAAYLPARRAATVSPMAALADAEIAGVGRPLRVRAVVGAIVGALGASALVGCATSTDTSSAASLLGLGVVLTLVATVIAGPLLVRPVIRVLGGFFPAVFGSVGRMSQRNALRNPRRTGATAAALMVGLALVGGMSVASASMTKSFDEQIDKTLGADFVVQNANFMPFPQEITEKVMATEGAGLVVRQRFAPVAVRLPDGERVETTAAGYDPDLDDVARITYAEGDTATALADGNIAMDAGFAEDHDVRVGSTIPVEFPGGRTTELKVAALTDQDAAEGFGTQGGLFLGFATVEKFVPGGQDSALYVNAASGASDDELRAALDKTLDPYPQVQVRDLADYKKLIHDQIAVLLYLVYALLGLAIVIAVLGVVNTLALSVVERTREIGLLRAIGLGRRQLRRMIRLESVVIAVFGAVLGLALGLVWGVCVQQVLALQGMKAFAIPWTTLVAVVVGSAVVGIVAALLPALRASRMNVLAAIAHE